The genomic interval TCACGACGAGTATCATTAAGTGCCACAATAGCAACAAAACAGGCAACGGTAGTCATAAAGCAGGAAATGATAGTCATAAAATTCATAATATTAGAGAATGTAAAAGTTCCTTTCTCTCTCTTCCTATCAGTAACATACCATATAAGTAAGATTATTCCATATAAACTGAGTCCCCCTAAAAACCAACCTATCATTAAGCCTAACATCTTTTCTTAACATCCTTTCTTAAGATTAAGGTTTCAATGCGTTCAATTGAACTCATAAATAATATACCATATTATTCTAAATCTGTCAAGTGTTTTTTTTAAATTTTTTTAAATTTTTTCACGAAATTTCAGGAAGGATAATACTTATTTGTGTTCCTGGGAAGAAACTAAGTGCAGATTGTTGAGGTTTAGTAGTATCCCATTCAGGCACTATGCCCAGTTTAGCTGTTCCTGAGCGAATCATAAACTTACCACCCCATTTTTGTACCAATTTTCTTACATTTGTTAGTCCATGCCCTCTACCTATATCATCATACCGGGATGCACCTTCAAATAAAGCAAGCCTGATTGCTTCCAAATCGGACCAATCTTTATAACGACTACTGTACTTATGGGTAAGAGAGTCTTTTATTCCTATCCCTAAATCCATAACCGCAATCTTTACCACATACTTGCCTAACCTTTTTTCGTAAAGGTACCTTTGAATGCCCACATACCCCGCAGATTGGCTATGTTCCGGAATATTCTGACAAATTTCTGATAAAGCGACAATAAAGGAATCAATGGCTTGAGTATCATAGTTAAGATTCGTCTTTAAAATAGTTTCTGCCCTTTGTTTTACTCTGTCCACAATAGTATGAATATCATCTGTCCCTTCTATCTTTGTAATTTCAAGCAAGACATCTGAGTGTCTACTTCGCAAGAACCGATCTTCTATTTTTATAGTGGAAGTATCTATTTCAAAGACATT from bacterium carries:
- a CDS encoding ATP-binding protein, whose product is MKIIDRIADSLSSPTSLDENTFERLFSQLSSKKDSIKNGAIINIAKAEFIDPYGMVGLLEIGWYLKKESDIIPILILPQLTDVLKYLERMDFLEKAGNVFEIDTSTIKIEDRFLRSRHSDVLLEITKIEGTDDIHTIVDRVKQRAETILKTNLNYDTQAIDSFIVALSEICQNIPEHSQSAGYVGIQRYLYEKRLGKYVVKIAVMDLGIGIKDSLTHKYSSRYKDWSDLEAIRLALFEGASRYDDIGRGHGLTNVRKLVQKWGGKFMIRSGTAKLGIVPEWDTTKPQQSALSFFPGTQISIILPEIS